The Burkholderia pyrrocinia genome has a segment encoding these proteins:
- a CDS encoding TerC family protein: MLEFLTSLHWGAVLQIVIIDILLGGDNAVVIALACRNLPANQRLRGVVWGTAGAILLRVALITFAVALLDVPFLKIGGGLLLLWIGVKLMAPAADAHDHIKPADRLWDAVKTIVIADAVMSLDNVIAIAGAAEQADPSHRMALVIFGLVVSVPIIVWGSTLVLKLLDRFPIVVTLGAALLGWIAGGLIVNDPVGDRWPVLDTPPAIYGASMAGALFVVAAGYALRRRRGAPGAH; the protein is encoded by the coding sequence ATGCTCGAATTCCTGACGTCGCTGCACTGGGGCGCCGTCCTCCAGATCGTCATCATCGACATCCTGCTCGGCGGCGACAACGCGGTCGTGATCGCGCTCGCTTGCCGCAACCTGCCGGCGAACCAGCGGCTGCGCGGCGTCGTCTGGGGCACCGCGGGGGCGATCCTGCTGCGCGTCGCGCTGATCACGTTCGCGGTCGCGCTGCTCGACGTGCCGTTCCTGAAGATCGGCGGCGGGCTGCTGCTGCTTTGGATCGGCGTCAAGCTGATGGCGCCGGCCGCCGATGCACACGACCACATCAAGCCGGCCGACCGGCTGTGGGACGCCGTGAAGACCATCGTGATCGCCGATGCGGTGATGAGCCTCGACAACGTGATCGCGATCGCCGGCGCGGCCGAGCAGGCCGACCCGTCGCACCGGATGGCGCTCGTGATCTTCGGGCTCGTCGTCAGCGTGCCGATCATCGTGTGGGGCAGCACGCTGGTGCTGAAACTGCTCGATCGCTTCCCCATCGTCGTCACGCTCGGCGCCGCGCTGCTCGGCTGGATCGCGGGCGGGCTGATCGTGAACGACCCGGTCGGCGATCGCTGGCCGGTGCTCGATACGCCACCCGCGATCTACGGCGCGAGCATGGCCGGCGCACTGTTCGTCGTGGCGGCCGGTTACGCGCTCAGACGGCGCCGCGGCGCACCGGGCGCGCACTGA